The stretch of DNA TCCCTCTGCCCGCTCGTCGATCAGGCTGAGTTAGCACCAGCACAATTTCATGGCCTGCCGCCACTATAGCGCTCAGCGCATGAGCTGAAAATTCTGGAGTGCCTGCAAAAACAATTTTCATTGGGCGCTCAAGAATTTTCAATACGTTCTTTTGCGCGCTTTTTCATTTTGAGTGAAATACGATTGCGCTTCAGCATAGAAAGATACTCAACAAATACTTTTCCCTTGAGATGATCCATCTCGTGTTGCAAGCAAACCGCCAATAAGCCGTCTGCCTCTACTTCAAACTCTTTTCCATGCTCATCTAGCGCCTTGACTCGAACAACTGCGGGCCTATCCACATCATCGTAATACTCCGGCACCGACAGACATCCTTCGCGCCAAGATTTTTTTTCCGGGCTTGCCCAAACTAATTCTGGGTTGATGAACACCATCAACTCATTTTGGTTATCTGATACGTCAATAACAATAATCTGCTCATGAATGTCCACCTGTGTAGCAGCAAGACCAACACCGGGCGCGTCATACATCGTCTGAGCCATATCAATCACAATTTTTTTAATGCGTGCGTCAACCTGCGCTACAGGTTTAGCAAGCTTGTACAAGCGTGGGTCTGGGTAACAAATAACAGTTAATAGGGCCATATCGGAATTATCCAACAGAGTAATCAGACTGTCCTGATAGTTTGCACTTTCTTAATAGGGACAATTGCTTTATGCATCAAGCAAATAACCCTCAAATCATCTCGATTGAACGAAATAGCCCCCGATATCCAGTCCGGCTTCTTGATCTCAGCGACCCTCCGGATACGCTCTACTTATCTGGCGAGGTGTTCTGCCTCAATGCCCCAATGATCGCCATTGTCGGCTCGCGCAAACCTACTGCACAGGGCATTAAAAATGCGATTGACTTCTCTCAAGCCCTATCTAAAGCTGGATTTTTAGTTATCTCCGGCATGGCTCGCGGCATTGATGGTGCAGCCCATTCGGCCGCGCTTGGGCTTGGCATGGGTCACCCTACCGTAGCAGTTTGTGGAACGGGTTTAGATAGTGTGTATCCACCAGAGCACCATACCCTGGCCAAGTCTATCCGCCGGCAAGGTCTGCTGATATCAGAACTGGCGCCTGGAATCGGCCCAAAGCCCTATCATTTCCCCCGCCGCAATCGCATCATCGCCGCCTTATCGTTGGGGGTCGTAGTGGTAGAAGCTGCAGAGCGGTCCGGATCGCTCATCACCGCTAGATTGGCATGCGAGCTAGGAAGAGAGGTGTTTGCCATCCCGGGATCAATCCATAGCCCATTATCTAGGGGGTGCCATCAGTTAATTCAACAAGGGGCTAAATTGGTTCAAAATCCCGAAGATGTCCTGGTGGACTTGCAAATATATTCAAAAAACCTGTTTAAGAACGCTTAGATTGGGGATTCGAGAACAAATGCGCGATCTGTAATCCGCTTATGTCTGGCCTACATTTGCGTTTTTTGGACTTTTTTCAATTTATCGGTTAATAATAAATAAGGGGCAAAGATGACTAAAGTCTATTTTCCTTAATAAAAACACCATTTCCAGCTCAAATTTAGGCAAAAACGCGTGGCTACAAAAGCAACTACCAAAAAAAGCACCCCAAAGGTATCTTCGATAGATCACCCTAAATCCCTAATCATTGCGGAGAAGCCATCCGTTGCCAACGATATTGCCAAAGCATTGGGTGGTTTTACAAAATATGAAGATTATTTTGAAAGCGATGATTTTGTTATTTCGTCTGCAGTGGGTCACCTTTTAGAAATTGCAGCGCCAGAGGAGTTTGAGGTCAAGCGTGGCAAATGGTCTTTTGCAAATTTGCCCGTCGTACCCCCCTATTTTGATTTACGCCCGATTGTAAAAACAGAGTCTCGGCTCAAGGTTTTACAAAAACTCATTAAGCGTAAAGATATTAATGCGCTGATCAACGCCTGTGACGCGGGACGTGAAGGCGAGCTCATCTTTCGGTTGATAGCGCAGCATGCTAAAGCCCAACAGGCCGTGAAAAGACTATGGCTGCAATCTATGACGCCCGCGGCAATTCGTCAAGGTTTTGCATCACTACGTAGTGATGAGGAGATGAAGCCTTTAGCCGATGCTGCACGCTGTCGTTCTGAAGCGGATTGGTTGGTTGGGATTAACGGTACCCGCGCCATGACTGCTTTTAATAGCAAAAGTGGAGGCTTCTTCTTAACGACAGTAGGGCGAGTTCAAACACCAACTCTTTCTATTGTTGTTGAGCGTGAAGAGCTCATTCGTAAATTTATATCTAAAGATTATTGGGAAGTGAAGGCCGAGTTTATTGCTGCGGCTGGCGTTTATGAAGGTCGTTGGTTTGACCCTAAGTTCAAAAAAGATGCTGCCAGTCCCGAGGCTCGCGAAAATCGACTTTGGAGTGAAGCAGCGGCACAAAGTATTGTGGCGGCGTGTCGAGATAAAAAGGCAAGCGTCAAGGAAGAATCAAAACCCGCCACTCAATTGGCACCACAACTATTTGATTTAACTAGCCTGCAACGCGAAGCAAATGCACGCTTTGGCTTCTCTGCAAAAAATACGCTGGGCTTAGCGCAAGCACTTTACGAGCGCCATAAGGTGCTGACCTATCCACGTACTGATGCAAAAGCGCTGCCGGAAGATTACTTAGAAACCGTCAAGCAGACGATGGAGAATTTAGTTGAGAATTCTCAGGAATATCGCTCCTTTGCTAAAACAATTTTGCAAGGCGACCCCAAAGATTCAAAGGCGGGCTATGGTTGGATCAGGCCTAATAAACGTATTTTTGATAACTCTAAAATTTCAGATCACTTTGCGATCATTCCCACTTTAGAGTCACCTAAAACCTTAAGCGAGCCCGAACAAAAGTTATATGACTTAGTGGTGCGGCGCTTCTTGGCGGTCTTTTATCCTGCAGCAGAATTCCGCGTAACCACGCGTATTACCGAAGCCTCCGGACACCACTTTAAAACAGAGGGTCGCGTTCTAGTTAATCCAGGATGGCTGACGGTTTATGGAAGATCTACTCAAGCAGATGACGAGCTCGTTGCAGTACAAGAGGGTGAAACTGTTCAAAATGAATCCATTGCTGCGCTAGCCCTAAAAACTAAACCGCCAGCTAGATATACAGAAGCAACCCTTCTTTCTGCGATGGAAAGTGCGGGTAAGTGGGTTGATGATGAGGACATGCGTGAAGCCATGGCTGAAAAAGGTCTCGGTACACCTGCAACCCGCGCCGCCATTATTGAAGGCTTGCTTGCAGAGCGCTACATGGTACGTGAAGCGCGCGAACTTATTCCTACTGCCAAAGCCTTTCAGTTAATGACGCTCTTACGCGGCCTTGATGTTGAGGAATTAACTCGACCAGACTTGACGGGTAGCTGGGAAAATAAGCTGGCACTGATCGAGCGCGGCGAAATGAATCGCGACACTTTCATGCAAGAAAT from Polynucleobacter sp. TUM22923 encodes:
- a CDS encoding DNA topoisomerase III, which codes for MATKATTKKSTPKVSSIDHPKSLIIAEKPSVANDIAKALGGFTKYEDYFESDDFVISSAVGHLLEIAAPEEFEVKRGKWSFANLPVVPPYFDLRPIVKTESRLKVLQKLIKRKDINALINACDAGREGELIFRLIAQHAKAQQAVKRLWLQSMTPAAIRQGFASLRSDEEMKPLADAARCRSEADWLVGINGTRAMTAFNSKSGGFFLTTVGRVQTPTLSIVVEREELIRKFISKDYWEVKAEFIAAAGVYEGRWFDPKFKKDAASPEARENRLWSEAAAQSIVAACRDKKASVKEESKPATQLAPQLFDLTSLQREANARFGFSAKNTLGLAQALYERHKVLTYPRTDAKALPEDYLETVKQTMENLVENSQEYRSFAKTILQGDPKDSKAGYGWIRPNKRIFDNSKISDHFAIIPTLESPKTLSEPEQKLYDLVVRRFLAVFYPAAEFRVTTRITEASGHHFKTEGRVLVNPGWLTVYGRSTQADDELVAVQEGETVQNESIAALALKTKPPARYTEATLLSAMESAGKWVDDEDMREAMAEKGLGTPATRAAIIEGLLAERYMVREARELIPTAKAFQLMTLLRGLDVEELTRPDLTGSWENKLALIERGEMNRDTFMQEIAQMTQRIVKRAKEYDNDTIPGDYATMSTPCPHCKGSIKENYRRFACEKCGFTISKTPGGRAFEYPEVEELLREKTIGPLQGFRSKMGRPFAAIIKLSEIPEDDADYPNAGFKLEFDFGNSQEDESEAIDFTGRQALGVCPKCAGAVYEDGMRYLCEKNTGPDKSCDFKTGKVVLQQEISTEQVQKLLSEGKTDLLTNFKSNRTGRGFKAYLALGTDGKIGFEFEAKAPKAVGATKGTAKAPAKKRAGASAATKSAAKPKRVSKAKSSSST
- the def gene encoding peptide deformylase; this encodes MALLTVICYPDPRLYKLAKPVAQVDARIKKIVIDMAQTMYDAPGVGLAATQVDIHEQIIVIDVSDNQNELMVFINPELVWASPEKKSWREGCLSVPEYYDDVDRPAVVRVKALDEHGKEFEVEADGLLAVCLQHEMDHLKGKVFVEYLSMLKRNRISLKMKKRAKERIENS
- the dprA gene encoding DNA-processing protein DprA, with protein sequence MHQANNPQIISIERNSPRYPVRLLDLSDPPDTLYLSGEVFCLNAPMIAIVGSRKPTAQGIKNAIDFSQALSKAGFLVISGMARGIDGAAHSAALGLGMGHPTVAVCGTGLDSVYPPEHHTLAKSIRRQGLLISELAPGIGPKPYHFPRRNRIIAALSLGVVVVEAAERSGSLITARLACELGREVFAIPGSIHSPLSRGCHQLIQQGAKLVQNPEDVLVDLQIYSKNLFKNA